The Leishmania mexicana MHOM/GT/2001/U1103 complete genome, chromosome 26 genome includes a window with the following:
- a CDS encoding putative cytochrome c oxidase subunit V, with translation MKRFCIPTLAAVSVARTFFGKGWDNAAVDTIYSSMLRKPEVNDRIRTQYASTMDPRDADVLRRLGEVSKENKTFIRVFLPPHLGDPHRLLKCYSLMAYPILDDKGGQLKVEMDGYKLEAFADPDDDYSKVVIPHMELVEYLAKSLLETMKWEATPRGAASLLESLYRGAEIPDHVFQTPAVIERLESYKDGNKVIN, from the coding sequence ATGAAGCGCTTCTGCATCCCTACTCTGGCCGCGGTGTCGGTTGCCCGTACCTTCTTCGGTAAGGGCTGGGACAATGCCGCAGTAGACACCATATACAGCAGCATGCTGCGCAAGCCGGAGGTGAACGACCGGATTCGCACTCAGTACGCCTCCACGATGGATCCTCGCGACGCCGAtgtgctccgccgcctcggtgAGGTGTCGAAGGAAAACAAGACGTTTATTCGCGTTTTTCTCCCCCCGCATCTCGGTGATCCCCATCGCCTACTGAAGTGCTACAGCCTGATGGCGTACCCTATTCTCGATGACAAGGGTGGTCAGCTGAAGGTAGAGATGGATGGCTACAAGCTGGAGGCATTCGCAGACCCTGATGACGACTACTCGAAGGTGGTGATTCCACACATGGAGTTAGTCGAGTATCTCGCCAAGTCTCTTTTGGAGACGATGAAGTGGGAGGCTACTccccgcggcgccgcctcgctgctggAGTCGCTATACCGCGGCGCCGAGATTCCGGACCACGTGTTTCAGACGCCCGCTGTCATCGAGCGTCTGGAAAGCTACAAGGACGGTAACAAGGTCATCAACTAA